One genomic region from Podarcis raffonei isolate rPodRaf1 chromosome 16, rPodRaf1.pri, whole genome shotgun sequence encodes:
- the MCL1 gene encoding induced myeloid leukemia cell differentiation protein Mcl-1, which produces MFNKKSVVLYCGGAPSMAPATPVSPGAGGGGSSSSGAPAAAAVFTANGRSEGAGPFSPRIGRGWGASVFPEGPLARIGSGAPLAGPLARIGPFEVAPRALIGSPAAAAVGGAARPLALPLPEGELDGCDDEAEAAAEAGDLPSPTPSLESIPSAQGDDDDAAVAAAPAPDDLRKVTLELVSRYLREAASGDGDAKGPSGGGGKKMLKGLLGRLATTEEEEAVASPGAAQALETLRRVGDNILDKHQLAFQGMLRKIEIKKEDDLKTVSEVAKHLFSDGITNWGRIVTLISFGAFVAKHLKRINQESAIGRLAELITEVLVTDKREWILNNNAWEGFVNFFHVEDVEGSIRSVLMAFAGVAGIGAGLAYMIR; this is translated from the exons ATGTTTAACAAGAAGTCGGTGGTGTTGTATTGTGGGGGCGCACCGAGCATGGCGCCCGCCACGCCGGTCTCCCCGGGGGCCGGCGGAGGCGGCAGCAGTAGCAGCGGAGCCCCAGCCGCCGCGGCCGTCTTCACCGCCAACGGCCGCTCTGAGGGCGCCGGCCCGTTCTCGCCTCGGATTGGGCGCGGCTGGGGGGCCAGCGTCTTCCCTGAGGGGCCCTTGGCGCGGATTGGCTCAGGGGCGCCCCTGGCGGGGCCCCTGGCGCGGATTGGGCCCTTCGAAGTAGCGCCCCGCGCGCTGATTGGCTCCCCCGCCGCGGCGGCCGTTGGCGGCGCCGCGCGGCCGTTGGCGCTGCCGCTCCCTGAGGGAGAGCTGGACGGCTGCGACGACGAGGCCGAGGCCGCCGCGGAGGCCGGAGACCTGCCTTCGCCCACCCCTTCGCTGGAGTCCATCCCGTCCGCGCAGGGCGACGACGACGACGCGGCGGTGGCTGCGGCGCCCGCCCCGGACGACCTGCGCAAAGTGACGCTGGAGTTGGTGAGCCGGTACCTGCGCGAGGCCGCCTCGGGCGACGGCGACGCCAAAGGGCCGTCGGGAGGCGGCGGGAAGAAGATGCTGAAGGGCCTCCTGGGCCGCTTGGCGaccacggaggaggaggaggccgtcGCCTCGCCGGGCGCCGCGCAGGCGCTGGAGACCCTCCGGCGGGTCGGGGACAACATCCTCGACAAGCACCAGCTGGCTTTCCAAG GAATGCTTAGGAAGATTGAAATAAAGAAAGAGGATGACCTGAAGACTGTGTCAGAAGTTGCAAAGCACCTTTTCAGTGACGGCATAACAAACTGGGGTCGAATTGTGACTCTCATCTCTTTTGGTGCCTTTGTTGCCAAACATCTGAAGCGCATCAATCAGGAGAGTGCCATCGGTCGTTTGGCAGAGCTCATCACTGAGGTTCTGGTTACAGACAAGCGGGAATGGATCCTCAACAATAATGCCTGG GAGGGATTTGTTAATTTCTTCCATGTAGAGGACGTAGAAGGCAGCATCAGAAGCGTTCTGATGGCTTTTGCAGGCGTGGCTGGAATAGGAGCAGGTTTGGCTTACATGATCCGGTGA